GGAAGTCCGTTTAGAACTTTTATAGGACCTTTTTATAAGGGTGGTTTTTCAGATCATTTTCCTGTTTATATTACTCTTGAAAAAGATAAATAAAAAATCCTGAGAAAAATTTTCTCAGGATTTATATTTTAAATAAAATCGATTGTTATTCAACAGTAACCGATTTAGCTAAATTTCTTGGTTGATCAACATTTTTACCTAACATTACCGCTATATGATATGACAGTAGTTGAAATGGTATTGTTGTTAATAAAGGAGAGAAAGCTTCTTCTGTATCTGGAATTTCGATTACATGATCAGCTATTTCCTTAACAGTTTCATCCCCTTCCGTAACAACTGCTACTATTTTTCCACTACGAGATTTAATTTCTTGAATGTTACTTACCACCTTTTCGTAATGTCCTCTGCTTGTTGCAATTACAAAAACAGGCATGTTTTCATCAATTAAGGCAATTGGTCCGTGTTTCATCTCAGCAGCAGGATAGCCCTCAGCATGGATATAAGAAATTTCTTTTAATTTTAAAGCACCTTCTAAGGCAACAGGGAAATTAAATCCTCTACCTAAGTACAAACAGTTTTTAGCGTCTTTATATACGGCTGCTATTTCTTTAACTTGGGCATCAATTTTCAATAAACTTTCTACCTGAGCAGGAATTTGTTGCATCGTTTGTAAATAAGTATTTACTGCAGATGTTGATAAAGTTCCTTTAGCTTGTGCTAGTTTTAAAGCAATTAGTGAAAGTACTGTTATTTGTGTTGTGAATGCTTTAGTTGATGCTACTCCAATTTCTGGTCCGGCATGCGTGTATGCACCAGCATGTGTTTCTCTTGCAATAGAAGAACCTACAACATTACACACTCCAAAAACAAAAGCACCTTTAGATTTAGCTAACTTAATGGCAGCTAAAGTATCGGCTGTTTCTCCAGATTGAGAAATGGCAATTACTACATCTTTTGGAGTTATAATTGGATTACGATATCTAAACTCTGAAGCATATTCTACTTCAACAGGAATACGAGCCATATCTTCAAAAAGATATTCTCCAACTAGACCTGCATGCCAAGAAGTACCACATGCTACGATAATAATTCTGTCAGCGTTTAAGAATTTAGACATATTATCATCAACACCAGCCATTTTTATAATCCCCTCATTAGCTAGCATTCTACCTCTATAAGTATCTATAATAGCTTTAGGTTGTTCGTATATTTCTTTTAGCATAAAGTGATCGTAACCACCTTTTTCTATTTGTTCAAGGCTTAATTGTAGTTTTTGAATGTTCGCATCAATTTCTTTATCATTCTCAATTTTACGAACTTTAATTCCTTTGTCCTTTTTTATAATAGCTAATTCACCATCTTCAAGGTAAATAGCATCTTTTGTATACTCAATAAAAGGAGAAGCATCAGAAGCTACGAAAAACTCTTCGTTGTTTTTTCCAACTCCGATAGCAATTGGGCTACCCAATCGAGCTACGACTAATTCATTAGGTTTTGTTTTGTCAAAAACAGCAATTGCATAAGCTCCAATTACATTAGTTAAAGCTAATTGAACAGCTTTTCCTAATTTACATTCCTCACTTTTTTTAATTTCTTCAATAAGGTTTATTAAAACCTCTGTATCTGTGTCACTTTTAAATTCATAGCCTCTAGAGGTTAACTCTTTCTTAATGGTATCATAATTTTCTATAATTCCATTGTGAACAATCACAAGGTTGCCAGATTGAGAAAAATGAGGGTGAGAGTTTACATCGTTAGGAACGCCATGAGTTGCCCAACGAGTGTGCCCAATACCTATTTGTCCTTTTTTTCTTTCCTCTTCTTTGTTTGTAATTACTTCTAAGTCAGAAACCTTTCCTTTGGTTTTTGATAGATGCATTGTTTCACCATCATACATCATGATACCGGCACTATCATAACCTC
The nucleotide sequence above comes from Tenacibaculum singaporense. Encoded proteins:
- the glmS gene encoding glutamine--fructose-6-phosphate transaminase (isomerizing), which produces MCGITGYIGHRDAYPIVINGLKRLEYRGYDSAGIMMYDGETMHLSKTKGKVSDLEVITNKEEERKKGQIGIGHTRWATHGVPNDVNSHPHFSQSGNLVIVHNGIIENYDTIKKELTSRGYEFKSDTDTEVLINLIEEIKKSEECKLGKAVQLALTNVIGAYAIAVFDKTKPNELVVARLGSPIAIGVGKNNEEFFVASDASPFIEYTKDAIYLEDGELAIIKKDKGIKVRKIENDKEIDANIQKLQLSLEQIEKGGYDHFMLKEIYEQPKAIIDTYRGRMLANEGIIKMAGVDDNMSKFLNADRIIIVACGTSWHAGLVGEYLFEDMARIPVEVEYASEFRYRNPIITPKDVVIAISQSGETADTLAAIKLAKSKGAFVFGVCNVVGSSIARETHAGAYTHAGPEIGVASTKAFTTQITVLSLIALKLAQAKGTLSTSAVNTYLQTMQQIPAQVESLLKIDAQVKEIAAVYKDAKNCLYLGRGFNFPVALEGALKLKEISYIHAEGYPAAEMKHGPIALIDENMPVFVIATSRGHYEKVVSNIQEIKSRSGKIVAVVTEGDETVKEIADHVIEIPDTEEAFSPLLTTIPFQLLSYHIAVMLGKNVDQPRNLAKSVTVE